The genomic window TCGTAACAATTTAAATCCTGCACGGCCATATATCATTCTTTTCAGTGTTTTCAGCCGGTTGACATTGCCTTCCACAAATCCATTACTCTCTGTGTACACGATGGCATTCACCATGGATTTGAAGTCACTGAGCAGTCTTCGGATGAAGTGTTTCGTCAATGGGTCCTTCCGCTCTTGCTCATAGAGTATCAGCTTGATAAATCCGGTATGGTCTTTCAGAACAATGGTTTCACGGAAGCCGGCGATGAATGCATAGACGGGCTGAATTTGTGGATATTTTTTCAAGACACGGTTGATGATTTCCCGTTCCGAATCGTCTTCCAGATGATTCTGCCAGAGGATACGGCGAATGTCCCGCCGGCTGTGATATTCAGTGTCCAATGGCGCTTTCGCCCGTTTTTTCTTCCGGAGCTCTACAATAAAGACTTTGACCGCGCCATATGCCCCTGTATAGCCGATGCCCTGGAGTTTCTCATAAATGATATGAACGGCATGCCCCGCAGCTTCCCAATCAATGATCTGCGTGTGATAGACATCCAACGGTTTGGCCCGTTTCTGTCTGGACGTGTCCGGTGGACCGGTCATCTCAAGGTAGCGTTTAACTGTCTTCCAATGCAGATTGAACTGCTTCGAAATCCGGGTGATCGAGTATCCATCCGCATAATATTTCTGAAGTATTTGGGCCTGCTCCCATTTGTTCCTGGCATTTTCTTTCTGCCGAAGTTCTGCTTTTGACTGCGTGCGAGATGGATCCGGCCGTGGCAGGTGTGTGCCCAAGTCAACGCGTGCAGGCAATATTTTCCGGATAATCTGGTCATGCAGAGACCATAGATTCTGAATCAGATGAAACCGGTCATGGATCTGAATGACATTCGAAGCATGGGTAGAGATGACCTCCTGAAAACGGGGATACCGATCTCATGTAACGTGCGTCAGTTCCGGGTGACTGCCCAGCCAATCCGTCAGTGTCTCAGCTTCCCGATCGGGCAGGAGGTCGATGGGATGATGAGTCATGGCATCACAAATTAGGATGCCGTACCGGTGGCCTTTTTTCCAGGCGAAATCGTCAATGCCGATAAAAGGGGCTGTGTACCGTCGGCATCTCTGTTGTATGGATCAAACGGAGCAGTGTGTCATGACTCACCGGCATACCCAGCATTCGAGTGACATGTGCCGCCTCGATACAATTGGTGGAGAAAGCAATGACCCGGAGCGCAGCATCCAGACGGACCGTTCGCTGTCTATGGGGCAGGAGCCATTCGAAGCGTTCCGTAAACACTTTTGCTTCGCAGAAACTGTTTGTACAGAACCATTTGTGGGTTTTCAGATACAACTGGACAGACTTGCCCTGGATGGGCAAATCATCAATAACCCGCATGTAGGCACTATGCCGCTTATGGGACCCGTACTGACACTTCGGACATCGGCCTGTTTTTGAAACTATTGTAACGACACAGGTCAATGTATTAGCATCTTCGATGCACGACAAGACAATCAGGCGAGAATCAAGATCAGCAAAGTGGGTATACATGACCATCATTCCTTTTTACTGATATATACCCCGTTCTCCCCAAATTAGCGTAAGAGCCCTTTTATAACTGCCATTTACACTCTTGATAAATCATCCATTTTTCCACTCCATTTTCTCTCCCTTTCAATATACTCTGTCTCAGTATGCCGAAAAGTGATTTCTAGTTTGTAAACTGTTGAGTCTTAATTGTGGAAAACTGTTGAGTCTAGTTTAGCAATTACAAAAGGCCCCTGAACACTAAGAAGAATGGCGATTCATCCCGATAAGCGGATGAATCGCCATTCTTTGTGTCTGTTTTCAAAGCAGTGCGCATCATTTGGGTGAACTTCCGGAGGTTCGCGGCCAATAATGCGAGGCCGATTTCGATTTTCACTTTGCGTCTCCCGCGGAGTGAAAATCGCTTGAACGCCAAATTGGCCTTCAAATTGCCGAAATCCGTCTCGACATCCACCTTGCGCTGCTGATAGATGCTGCGGTGCCCTTCAATTGAAAGCTGCTTTTTCACCTGGACCCTGAAGTAGTCCAGGTTCATATTCTTTTGGATGCGCTTAGTGGTCTGCCTGTCGCTTTTGATACATATGTCATGGAGGGGGCATCCGGTACAGTCTGCTGACGCATACATTTAAATGCCCGGGGTTAGGCATATTTGTGGGTCCGATCGGAATAGCGTTCAAACTGGAGCGGCCGTCCGGGCAGATGTACATATCATTCCCCTCATCATACGTCCAGTTGTCCGGATGCATTTCATCGGTTTGGTGACTCTGCTTCTATTCCTCATGGTATGTATTGTAGGGGATGAGCGCCGCCGTGCGGCCGTAGTCGTCCATGATCATCTCGTAGTTGGCTTCACTGCCATAGCCGGCATCGGCCACAATCTTTTCAGGCAAGTGCTGGAAATGTTCCA from Salinicoccus sp. RF5 includes these protein-coding regions:
- a CDS encoding transposase family protein, coding for MMVMYTHFADLDSRLIVLSCIEDANTLTCVVTIVSKTGRCPKCQYGSHKRHSAYMRVIDDLPIQGKSVQLYLKTHKWFCTNSFCEAKVFTERFEWLLPHRQRTVRLDAALRVIAFSTNCIEAAHVTRMLGMPVSHDTLLRLIHTTEMPTVHSPFYRH
- a CDS encoding transposase, encoding MQQRCRRYTAPFIGIDDFAWKKGHRYGILICDAMTHHPIDLLPDREAETLTDWLGSHPELTHVT
- a CDS encoding transposase, producing MTGPPDTSRQKRAKPLDVYHTQIIDWEAAGHAVHIIYEKLQGIGYTGAYGAVKVFIVELRKKKRAKAPLDTEYHSRRDIRRILWQNHLEDDSEREIINRVLKKYPQIQPVYAFIAGFRETIVLKDHTGFIKLILYEQERKDPLTKHFIRRLLSDFKSMVNAIVYTESNGFVEGNVNRLKTLKRMIYGRAGFKLLRQRMLYRIA